The Nitrospirota bacterium genome has a segment encoding these proteins:
- a CDS encoding restriction endonuclease subunit S, producing MHEPIHQPIHEPVHELPEYEPASVLLEKIKEERLSAVPSTAQAGKKKLGKKYKELPPVDTTELPELPEGWVWVRLGEITNDIQYGYTAKAINEPIGPKMLRITDIQDNNVDWNNVPYCVIESNEEKKYLLNEGDLVFARTGATVGKSFLIKGKIPKSIFASYLIRIVLSKKVFEEYVYNFFQSYEYWKQILSNQLGIGQPNVNSQILSKIILPLPPLPEQQQIVEEIERRFSVLDEMEKAIDNSLKEAEQLRQSILKRAFEGKLVPQDPNDEPAEELLERIKEGKAKRESEKKVKKKGGR from the coding sequence ATGCACGAGCCAATACATCAGCCCATACATGAGCCCGTACACGAATTGCCCGAATATGAACCCGCCTCGGTCTTACTCGAAAAGATAAAAGAAGAGCGCCTGTCTGCCGTGCCGAGCACGGCACAGGCAGGAAAGAAGAAACTCGGGAAAAAGTATAAGGAGCTCCCGCCAGTTGATACCACAGAATTGCCTGAATTACCAGAAGGCTGGGTGTGGGTGAGATTGGGGGAGATTACTAATGATATACAATATGGTTATACAGCAAAAGCAATTAATGAACCTATTGGCCCAAAAATGTTAAGAATTACCGATATTCAGGATAATAATGTAGACTGGAATAATGTTCCATATTGCGTTATAGAATCAAATGAAGAAAAAAAATACCTTTTAAATGAAGGTGATTTGGTCTTTGCAAGAACTGGCGCAACGGTTGGCAAGAGCTTTCTTATTAAGGGAAAAATACCCAAATCGATTTTTGCTTCATATTTAATACGTATAGTTCTTTCTAAAAAGGTTTTCGAAGAATACGTTTATAATTTTTTTCAATCTTACGAATATTGGAAACAAATTCTTTCAAACCAATTAGGGATAGGTCAACCAAACGTTAATTCACAAATTTTATCTAAAATCATTCTTCCTCTCCCTCCTCTCCCCGAACAGCAGCAAATTGTGGAAGAAATTGAGCGGCGGTTTTCTGTGCTTGATGAGATGGAGAAGGCGATTGATAATAGTTTGAAAGAAGCAGAACAGTTGCGCCAGAGCATCCTTAAAAGGGCATTTGAAGGAAAACTTGTTCCTCAGGATCCAAACGACGAGCCAGCAGAAGAGTTGCTGGAAAGGATAAAGGAGGGAAAGGCAAAACGAGAAAGTGAGAAAAAAGTAAAAAAGAAAGGAGGCAGATAA
- a CDS encoding SAM-dependent DNA methyltransferase, which translates to MPNEAPAIVQRVWNYCNVLRDDGVSYGDYVEQLTYLLFLKMADEQTKPPFNKPSIIPKGVDWQSLLDKDGDELEVQYRHILESLGKEKGMLGVIFRKSQNKIQDPAKLRRLIDLIDGETWMGMDIDVKGEIYEGLLQKNAEDTKSGAGQYFTPRPLIKAMVEVIQPKPGETIYDPACGTGGFLLAAYDYISHNYNLDKEQKKFLKYKTVFGKELVDGVARLCVMNLYLHGIGGEASLSSGQESPIEVGDSLVSEPKENYDIILTNPPFGKKSSITIVNGEGKTEKESLVYERPDFWTTTSNKQLNFLQHVKSLAKINGKVGIVVPDNVLFEGGAGEVVRRKLLAECDLHTILRLPTGIFYAQGVKANVLFFDRKPASEKPWTKEVWFYDLRTNINFTLKTNPLRYEDLKEFVECYNPENRFKRKPTWSEKNPEGRWRSFMYDEIVQRDKVNLDIFWLKDKSLEDSENLPEPDELARDLAENLEAALEQFKEIYEDIERK; encoded by the coding sequence ATGCCAAACGAGGCACCTGCAATTGTTCAAAGAGTGTGGAATTATTGCAATGTCTTACGCGATGATGGTGTAAGTTATGGTGATTATGTGGAGCAGTTGACCTATCTCTTGTTTCTCAAAATGGCAGATGAGCAAACAAAACCTCCTTTTAATAAACCGTCCATCATTCCAAAGGGAGTGGATTGGCAAAGTCTTCTTGATAAGGATGGGGATGAATTGGAAGTTCAATATCGGCATATTCTTGAGTCTCTTGGGAAAGAAAAAGGCATGCTGGGTGTCATTTTTAGAAAATCACAGAACAAAATTCAAGACCCGGCAAAACTTAGAAGATTAATCGATCTCATCGATGGAGAGACCTGGATGGGAATGGACATCGACGTAAAAGGTGAAATTTATGAAGGCTTGTTGCAAAAGAACGCAGAAGACACAAAGAGCGGAGCAGGTCAATACTTTACACCTCGCCCGTTGATAAAAGCTATGGTTGAGGTAATTCAACCAAAACCTGGCGAAACCATTTATGACCCTGCCTGTGGAACCGGCGGTTTCCTTCTGGCTGCTTATGATTATATTTCACACAATTACAATCTGGATAAAGAGCAAAAGAAATTCCTTAAATACAAAACCGTTTTTGGGAAAGAGCTGGTAGATGGCGTTGCCCGCTTGTGTGTAATGAATCTTTATTTACATGGCATTGGAGGAGAAGCCAGCCTGTCCAGCGGTCAGGAAAGTCCTATCGAAGTTGGCGATTCGCTGGTTTCAGAACCAAAGGAAAATTACGACATAATCCTTACCAATCCTCCATTTGGCAAAAAGAGTAGTATCACCATTGTTAATGGTGAGGGAAAGACGGAAAAAGAATCGCTCGTATACGAAAGACCTGATTTCTGGACAACCACTTCCAACAAGCAACTCAATTTCTTGCAACATGTCAAATCTCTGGCAAAAATAAATGGCAAGGTGGGAATTGTAGTTCCTGATAATGTTTTATTTGAAGGTGGTGCAGGTGAAGTTGTAAGAAGAAAATTGCTTGCCGAGTGTGACCTTCACACTATCTTAAGACTTCCAACAGGAATATTTTATGCTCAAGGTGTTAAAGCCAATGTTCTTTTCTTCGACCGTAAACCAGCAAGTGAAAAACCATGGACAAAAGAAGTATGGTTTTATGACCTCAGAACCAATATAAACTTCACATTAAAAACAAATCCCCTTCGCTATGAAGATTTAAAAGAATTTGTTGAATGTTATAACCCTGAAAATAGATTTAAGAGAAAGCCTACATGGAGTGAAAAAAATCCCGAAGGGAGATGGCGTTCTTTTATGTATGATGAAATTGTGCAAAGGGATAAGGTAAACCTTGATATCTTCTGGTTAAAAGATAAAAGCCTTGAAGATTCAGAAAATCTTCCCGAGCCTGACGAACTTGCAAGAGATCTCGCGGAAAATCTTGAGGCAGCATTAGAACAGTTTAAGGAAATTTATGAAGACATTGAAAGAAAATAA